In Desulfobotulus mexicanus, one DNA window encodes the following:
- a CDS encoding LysE/ArgO family amino acid transporter: MLTPAFYGFSVCLGLIIAIGAQNAFVLSNGIRNNRPLLIALTCIVCDSLLIGIGVAGLGSLLVSKPDFVRWATWGGAAFLMLYGFRAFCSSIKGGGTLETGNSGSITASSLILATLGVTFLNPHTYLDTIVLMGGLSAPYMGTERLGFWLGAVTASTVWFISLAFGARRLAPFFKKAAAWRMLDAGVCVIMWGIAAALVQQARSL, encoded by the coding sequence ATGCTGACACCTGCTTTTTACGGATTTTCCGTATGCCTTGGACTGATTATTGCCATTGGTGCACAAAATGCCTTTGTGCTAAGTAATGGCATCAGAAACAATCGGCCCCTTCTCATTGCCCTGACCTGCATTGTCTGCGACAGCCTTCTCATCGGCATCGGTGTCGCAGGGCTGGGGAGTCTCCTTGTCTCTAAGCCAGACTTTGTCCGCTGGGCCACATGGGGTGGGGCTGCCTTTCTCATGCTCTATGGATTCAGGGCCTTCTGCTCTTCCATCAAAGGAGGCGGCACGCTGGAAACCGGGAACAGCGGGAGTATTACTGCATCTTCTTTGATCCTCGCCACCCTTGGCGTGACTTTCCTCAACCCCCATACCTATCTGGATACCATTGTACTGATGGGTGGGCTGTCTGCTCCTTACATGGGGACGGAAAGGCTGGGATTCTGGCTGGGGGCGGTAACGGCCTCCACGGTCTGGTTCATCTCTCTGGCCTTTGGAGCCCGGCGGCTTGCCCCTTTTTTCAAAAAAGCCGCTGCATGGCGTATGCTGGATGCGGGGGTATGTGTCATCATGTGGGGAATTGCTGCTGCTCTGGTACAGCAGGCGCGGTCCCTTTAA
- a CDS encoding YrbL family protein, translating into MTLIDPELHIGSGRMRDCYIHPDRPDRIIKIQRADCPEHLDPKRAEWNHWQDIRDRHGELPMISACCGMVETSLGQGLVMACIRDADGSLSSPLSSVFEEPEAWDLSEVRLKVELFLAFIVWRNIRLFDLNPGNILLRKDEQQTVRPVAIDLKGPFDNHETLPISSWFPWFSRRKLIRRSKRLLDLIDEKAFKKAA; encoded by the coding sequence ATGACTCTTATTGATCCGGAACTGCACATTGGTTCCGGCAGAATGCGGGACTGCTACATTCACCCGGACCGGCCGGATCGTATTATCAAAATTCAGCGGGCCGATTGTCCGGAGCATCTTGATCCAAAAAGGGCCGAGTGGAATCACTGGCAGGACATCCGTGACCGGCATGGGGAGCTTCCCATGATTTCTGCCTGTTGTGGCATGGTGGAAACCTCCCTTGGCCAGGGGCTTGTCATGGCCTGTATCCGGGATGCGGATGGTTCTCTTTCTTCCCCCCTTTCCAGCGTATTTGAGGAGCCGGAAGCATGGGATCTTAGTGAAGTGAGACTGAAGGTGGAATTGTTCCTTGCCTTCATCGTCTGGAGGAATATCCGTCTTTTTGATTTGAATCCCGGGAATATTCTTCTCCGGAAAGATGAACAGCAGACTGTCCGGCCCGTGGCCATTGATCTTAAAGGTCCCTTTGACAACCATGAAACACTGCCCATATCTTCATGGTTTCCCTGGTTTTCAAGGAGAAAACTCATACGAAGGAGCAAACGACTTCTGGATCTCATTGACGAGAAGGCATTCAAAAAGGCAGCTTGA
- a CDS encoding IS1634 family transposase, which yields MTCIVKQKVGNHTYLYESKSYRNSEGKSRNKRCLIGNTECLPVGSMSSQRISELMGVISADQQNQFYQLWCKLRSEKEYLALDITSISSYSNLIDDVEWGYNRDHESLPQVNLCLLMGENSHLPIYQEFYSGSLKDVSTLKTTLSKLAIFTQNRPLRLVMDKGFYSIQNVNSMLEQADLRWLIAVPFTTGIAKKSVDSERKDIDRVTNTIVIGSDSIRAVTKEQAWNPEHRIYVHVYYNALKGAKIREDLYSYTARLRDFAKENPVMASGDAQYRKYLIIRRSTKQSSGYTVSIREDAVEKALGYAGWMVLISNDVSEATEALRIYRDKDVVEKGFDRMKNNLDLGRLRVHSNHNARNKTFVGFLALILLSKIHYTMLQEKLYCKMTMKELLLTLSKLRRQEIKGTKILFPLTRLQMTIFKAFGVKEPA from the coding sequence ATGACTTGCATCGTGAAGCAAAAAGTTGGAAACCATACTTATCTTTATGAGTCAAAATCCTATCGAAATAGTGAGGGAAAATCCAGAAATAAACGCTGCCTCATCGGAAATACAGAATGCCTGCCTGTGGGCAGCATGTCTTCTCAGCGGATAAGTGAACTTATGGGAGTGATCTCAGCGGATCAGCAGAATCAATTTTATCAGTTATGGTGCAAATTGCGGTCAGAAAAAGAGTATCTGGCCCTGGATATTACTTCCATCTCATCATACTCAAACCTTATTGATGATGTGGAGTGGGGCTATAATCGCGATCATGAGTCATTACCTCAGGTGAACCTCTGCCTGCTGATGGGTGAAAATTCACACCTTCCCATTTACCAGGAATTCTATAGCGGCAGCCTGAAGGATGTGAGTACTCTGAAGACAACTCTTTCCAAGTTGGCGATTTTTACCCAGAACCGCCCCCTGCGCTTAGTAATGGACAAAGGCTTTTACAGTATACAGAATGTAAACAGTATGCTGGAACAAGCCGATTTGCGTTGGCTGATAGCAGTCCCTTTTACTACCGGAATTGCTAAAAAAAGTGTGGATAGCGAACGCAAAGACATTGACCGGGTCACAAACACAATTGTCATAGGTTCAGATTCCATAAGGGCAGTGACCAAAGAGCAGGCATGGAATCCGGAGCATCGGATTTATGTCCATGTTTATTATAATGCCCTGAAAGGAGCCAAAATCCGGGAAGATCTTTATTCTTATACTGCAAGACTCAGGGATTTTGCAAAGGAGAATCCGGTAATGGCTTCCGGGGATGCTCAATACAGAAAATATCTGATTATCCGCCGTTCCACAAAACAGAGCAGTGGTTACACAGTCTCCATAAGAGAGGATGCTGTCGAAAAAGCCCTCGGCTATGCTGGCTGGATGGTGCTCATCAGTAACGATGTCTCAGAAGCGACAGAAGCCCTCAGGATTTACCGGGATAAGGATGTCGTTGAAAAAGGCTTTGACCGAATGAAAAACAACCTTGATCTTGGCAGACTAAGGGTTCACAGCAATCACAATGCCAGGAATAAAACCTTCGTAGGTTTCCTGGCACTCATATTGTTGTCAAAGATCCACTACACGATGCTTCAGGAAAAACTGTATTGCAAAATGACAATGAAGGAATTGCTTCTGACTTTATCCAAGTTGCGCAGACAGGAAATCAAGGGAACCAAAATCCTTTTTCCATTAACCAGACTTCAAATGACTATCTTTAAAGCCTTTGGAGTTAAAGAACCTGCGTAG
- a CDS encoding phospholipase D-like domain-containing protein, protein MTVSGIYESLVTRLIQKRLAELEGSYFIEKQKLDPAEAAEYLSRFLSRVLVIAFDYLPSNEDKVLTQIDLSNALVKWLSEYLNNTEISENILTSQGEILTALFDTSNPIAANLKSHVLKITPKTGLTQSELFTGSNIGISLESELKREILSSDEICWLVSFIKWTGIRIFSDTLKEAVSNGTKIRIITTSYMGATDQKAVDFLASLPNTEVRLSYNTDRERLHAKAYLFHRKSGFDTGYIGSSNLSRSALTNGLEWNLKVTTSIPC, encoded by the coding sequence ATGACAGTATCTGGAATTTATGAATCTCTTGTCACGCGCCTAATTCAAAAACGATTAGCAGAGCTTGAAGGCTCCTATTTCATCGAAAAACAGAAACTTGACCCTGCTGAGGCGGCAGAATACTTATCTCGTTTTTTATCCCGTGTACTGGTGATTGCTTTTGATTATTTGCCCAGCAATGAAGATAAAGTATTAACACAAATTGATCTTTCTAATGCACTGGTCAAATGGCTTTCTGAGTATTTGAATAATACTGAAATTTCAGAAAATATTCTGACATCACAAGGAGAAATACTCACAGCTCTTTTTGATACGTCTAATCCAATTGCAGCAAATTTAAAATCCCATGTATTAAAAATTACTCCAAAAACGGGACTTACTCAAAGTGAACTTTTTACGGGAAGCAATATAGGAATTTCTCTTGAATCTGAGTTAAAGCGTGAAATTCTATCTTCTGATGAAATCTGCTGGCTGGTTTCATTTATCAAGTGGACTGGCATTAGAATTTTTTCCGATACTCTTAAAGAAGCTGTTTCAAACGGAACAAAAATAAGAATCATTACAACCTCATATATGGGGGCAACGGATCAAAAAGCCGTAGACTTTCTTGCCAGCCTACCTAATACAGAAGTTCGTCTCAGTTACAACACGGATCGTGAACGCCTTCATGCCAAAGCCTACCTTTTTCATAGAAAAAGCGGTTTTGATACAGGCTATATTGGTTCATCCAATCTTTCTCGTTCCGCATTAACAAACGGCCTAGAGTGGAATCTCAAAGTAACAACCTCGATTCCCTGTTGA